A genomic stretch from Halobellus sp. LT62 includes:
- a CDS encoding inorganic phosphate transporter — MVALETLLTLVVAALASLFMAWSIGAGSSGSTPFAPAVGANAISVMRAGFIVGVLGLAGAVLQGANVTEAVGNELVIGSVLTATASTVALLVAAALVAIGVFAGYPIATAFTVTGAVVGVGLANGGGPAVAKYQQIVSLWVLTPFVGGGIAYATAKLLRRESIPERVAIPALGGVVGLLVANIRFAVLGGETGRSLAEVGASTTPPIEIPLVGIDLGVVAVSGLFVLVSFALVRREIVVDAARGQRRFLLVLGGLVAFSAGGSQVGLAIGPLVPLLGAVAVPLPALLVGGGLGLLVGSWTGAPRMIKAIAQDYSSLGPRRSIAAMIPSFAIAQAAVALGIPVSFNEIIVSAIIGSGYAAGGAGVSKEKMLKTVLAWVGSLALAFGVAYAAFTALDALL, encoded by the coding sequence ATGGTCGCCCTCGAAACACTCCTGACGCTCGTCGTCGCCGCGCTCGCCAGCCTGTTTATGGCGTGGTCGATCGGCGCGGGCTCCTCGGGGTCGACGCCGTTCGCCCCGGCGGTCGGCGCGAACGCTATCTCGGTGATGCGCGCGGGGTTCATCGTCGGCGTGCTCGGTCTCGCCGGTGCCGTCCTCCAAGGCGCGAACGTCACCGAGGCGGTCGGGAACGAACTCGTCATCGGCTCGGTCCTCACGGCGACGGCCTCGACGGTCGCGCTCTTAGTGGCCGCAGCGCTCGTCGCGATCGGCGTCTTCGCGGGCTACCCGATCGCGACGGCCTTCACCGTCACCGGCGCGGTCGTCGGCGTCGGCCTCGCCAACGGCGGCGGCCCGGCGGTCGCGAAGTACCAGCAGATTGTCTCGCTGTGGGTACTCACGCCGTTTGTCGGCGGCGGAATCGCCTACGCGACCGCCAAACTGCTCCGCAGGGAATCGATCCCCGAGCGCGTCGCTATTCCGGCGCTCGGCGGCGTCGTCGGCCTCCTCGTCGCGAACATCCGATTCGCCGTTCTCGGGGGCGAGACGGGGCGCTCGCTGGCTGAAGTGGGCGCATCAACGACACCACCGATCGAGATTCCGCTCGTCGGTATCGACCTCGGCGTCGTCGCCGTCTCCGGACTGTTCGTTTTGGTCTCGTTCGCGCTCGTCCGGCGCGAAATCGTCGTCGACGCCGCGCGCGGGCAACGCCGCTTTCTGCTCGTGTTGGGCGGACTCGTCGCGTTCTCGGCGGGCGGGAGTCAGGTCGGTCTCGCGATCGGCCCGCTCGTCCCGCTTCTCGGTGCGGTAGCCGTGCCGCTGCCCGCCCTACTGGTCGGGGGCGGTCTCGGACTGCTCGTGGGATCGTGGACCGGCGCGCCGCGGATGATCAAAGCGATCGCACAGGACTACTCCTCGCTCGGCCCGCGCCGATCGATCGCCGCGATGATTCCGTCTTTCGCCATCGCGCAGGCCGCTGTCGCACTCGGGATTCCCGTCTCGTTCAACGAGATCATCGTCAGCGCGATCATCGGAAGCGGCTACGCCGCGGGCGGGGCGGGCGTCAGCAAGGAGAAAATGCTCAAGACGGTGCTCGCGTGGGTCGGCTCGCTCGCACTCGCGTTCGGTGTCGCCTACGCCGCGTTCACCGCCCTCGACGCGCTTCTCTGA
- a CDS encoding type I restriction enzyme HsdR N-terminal domain-containing protein, which yields MDEEVVRRYVEHAQSTIEDSPQMGEATTKAAILQDFLELLGWEIPADTQHEYPVKAFRRTFKVDYALVLEGAPVAFIEAKGVDTPLTDDHREQIQEYMKSEDVNWGVLTNGAEYEFYRRQVIDSKVNVNALADTELQNLPERITILRAFTKDAIQTGNSEKIATRINNLKQARRVLESEKDRLATEVTELLTVEVSDAISSPAESQAKEMIDRLIQDIDTEIVSDGAVSPDEEDEGASVSVSEVSTDASGDYVIRLQNDGQTLATFGDNYQSKVMAEAVSHLIENYDLISKMDSIPYVPGNKNAVINDHPAHPDNREMKTYRELPGGYYLFTNLSKEDKIRYIRRFAERCGLEVEFEGGW from the coding sequence ATGGATGAAGAGGTGGTGAGAAGATATGTTGAACACGCTCAATCTACGATAGAGGATTCGCCACAGATGGGGGAAGCGACTACAAAGGCCGCTATCTTACAGGACTTTCTTGAACTTCTTGGGTGGGAAATTCCGGCAGACACCCAACATGAATACCCGGTGAAGGCTTTTCGTCGGACGTTCAAGGTAGATTATGCGTTAGTCTTAGAAGGTGCCCCGGTCGCGTTTATTGAGGCTAAGGGCGTTGATACACCGCTCACAGATGACCATAGAGAACAGATTCAGGAGTATATGAAGAGCGAAGACGTGAATTGGGGCGTTCTAACCAATGGAGCCGAGTATGAGTTCTATCGGAGACAAGTTATTGATTCTAAGGTCAATGTAAACGCTCTCGCGGATACGGAACTTCAGAATCTTCCGGAGAGGATTACGATTCTTCGGGCATTCACCAAGGACGCCATTCAGACCGGCAATTCTGAGAAGATTGCCACCCGAATTAACAATCTGAAACAAGCCCGGAGAGTGCTTGAATCGGAGAAGGACAGGTTGGCTACAGAAGTGACGGAGTTGTTGACCGTTGAGGTTTCAGACGCGATTTCTTCTCCGGCTGAATCTCAAGCCAAGGAGATGATTGATAGGCTGATTCAGGATATTGACACGGAGATAGTTTCAGATGGTGCTGTTTCCCCGGATGAGGAAGATGAGGGTGCTTCCGTGTCTGTTTCTGAAGTTTCCACAGATGCGTCCGGTGACTACGTCATTAGGCTTCAGAACGACGGACAAACCTTAGCCACATTCGGAGATAACTATCAGTCAAAGGTAATGGCTGAGGCGGTAAGCCACTTGATTGAGAACTATGACTTGATTTCTAAGATGGACTCAATTCCCTACGTTCCCGGCAATAAAAATGCCGTAATCAACGACCATCCGGCCCACCCTGATAACCGCGAGATGAAGACGTACCGAGAATTGCCCGGTGGTTACTACCTCTTCACCAATCTGAGCAAAGAGGATAAAATACGCTACATACGGCGATTTGCCGAGAGATGCGGTCTTGAAGTTGAGTTTGAAGGTGGTTGGTAG
- a CDS encoding cation diffusion facilitator family transporter, whose protein sequence is MAGSKGVVLAALFANGAIAVMKFGGFLLTGSPSMLSETYHSISDTGNQVFLLVGLRFSEKESSREHPFGYGKAQFFYSFLVAVLLFGIAGWESLKHGYNAITHGGHAVGGTLTFAGTTFPSWYVNVVVLLGAIGFETYALAKANAEMQRQIDHYGWSGIREAFGKMSDVTTLTAFTEDTIALLGAGLALVGILLSKATGNEVFDAIAALLIGLLLMGFAIALAVENKRLILGESLPADVEAELRDAVRESTQVLHIDTFRTVYVGPQTVLVTMDVTVDPETEAADLDGVIDDIESRLRDTDDRVTHVFVEPEVSARL, encoded by the coding sequence ATGGCCGGAAGCAAAGGCGTCGTCCTCGCCGCGCTGTTCGCGAACGGGGCGATTGCGGTGATGAAGTTCGGCGGATTTCTCCTCACCGGCAGCCCGTCGATGCTGTCGGAGACGTACCACTCGATCTCAGATACCGGAAACCAGGTCTTTCTCCTCGTCGGGCTTCGGTTCAGCGAGAAGGAATCGAGCCGCGAACACCCGTTCGGGTACGGGAAAGCACAGTTCTTCTACTCGTTTTTGGTCGCCGTGCTGCTGTTCGGCATCGCCGGGTGGGAGTCGCTCAAGCACGGGTACAACGCGATTACGCACGGGGGCCACGCCGTGGGCGGCACGCTCACGTTCGCCGGGACCACGTTCCCCTCGTGGTACGTGAACGTGGTCGTGCTGCTCGGTGCGATCGGGTTCGAGACCTACGCGCTCGCGAAGGCGAACGCGGAGATGCAGCGACAGATCGACCACTACGGCTGGAGCGGAATCAGGGAGGCGTTCGGCAAGATGAGCGACGTGACCACGCTGACGGCGTTTACCGAGGACACCATCGCACTCCTCGGTGCGGGGCTGGCACTCGTCGGAATCCTGCTCTCGAAAGCGACCGGAAACGAGGTGTTCGACGCGATCGCCGCGCTGCTCATCGGGCTCTTGCTGATGGGGTTCGCAATCGCGTTGGCGGTGGAGAACAAGCGGCTGATCCTCGGTGAAAGCCTCCCCGCAGACGTCGAGGCCGAACTCCGCGACGCGGTTCGCGAGTCGACACAGGTCCTCCACATCGACACGTTCCGGACGGTCTACGTCGGCCCGCAGACGGTGCTCGTGACGATGGACGTCACCGTCGACCCCGAAACGGAGGCCGCCGATCTCGACGGCGTCATCGACGATATCGAATCGCGGCTTCGCGACACCGACGACCGCGTGACGCACGTGTTCGTCGAGCCGGAAGTCTCCGCTCGGCTGTGA
- a CDS encoding DUF262 domain-containing protein, with protein MASSDSQTFSDFVTGDKQFEVPLYQRNYSWEKDHVEDLWDDLVEAVEMDRDHYIGTFLLMDDDRADDSAHKIIDGQQRLTTLTILLFELQERLDELGKETEARKIRGEYIARYGDQKLTLAGDDKTFFKRTIMENVLDDNRKGQKPNALSDVETASPSQGRLLKTKELIRVWLREGVPESSSHEDYVDFCIDLYHKIQSLPLLEYTVSSRSEAARIFQTVNDRGKSLTDLEITKSYLMHRVSLLENEDEADSSIESIQDSFNEIYDSIENISSGPSEDRVQRYHFIMWDDEWGTGWDQRHYQNHLEHLKEDFRAVGSVEEILRYVQELERMFGKLDELYNYTERDDLDNKCIETRLSNLFIAGRLANFYPLLMVAYDQYTREEVSEMTEDKFCELLEKVETFIVRTYIIEQKSADTGRTRVYPLARKLHYNAKETVPNSISPLHPDGVIERLKKRINDYCSDSRLESTLGESDVYRYYGSRKSELRLLLYTYESYLEDDEEDIQFYVEDVVNNRDDRFSIEHVWPQTPKEGFDEETKELVKQHTHRLGNLALMTPEDNAVKGNDPFEDKKKDFTRSKIRMLEAIFAMDEWGVNQIEKREQGMIRVIKERWPDEYTDS; from the coding sequence ATGGCGAGTTCGGATTCCCAAACGTTCAGTGATTTCGTTACTGGGGACAAGCAGTTCGAGGTTCCCCTCTATCAGCGGAATTATTCGTGGGAGAAAGACCACGTAGAGGATCTTTGGGACGACCTGGTCGAGGCCGTCGAAATGGATCGTGACCACTACATCGGCACGTTCCTGCTGATGGATGATGATAGAGCGGATGATTCCGCTCACAAAATCATCGACGGCCAGCAGCGACTCACAACGCTAACGATTCTACTCTTCGAACTGCAGGAGAGACTCGATGAACTCGGCAAGGAAACGGAGGCTCGGAAGATCCGTGGCGAATATATCGCCAGATACGGCGATCAGAAACTGACGCTGGCCGGCGACGACAAGACGTTCTTCAAGCGGACGATTATGGAAAATGTCCTCGATGACAACCGGAAGGGACAGAAGCCGAATGCACTTTCCGATGTCGAGACTGCCAGTCCATCTCAGGGCCGACTTCTCAAAACGAAGGAGCTAATCCGAGTATGGCTCAGAGAGGGTGTTCCTGAGAGTAGCTCTCACGAGGATTATGTCGACTTCTGCATCGATCTCTACCATAAGATCCAGTCGCTCCCGCTTTTGGAGTACACCGTCAGCTCTCGAAGCGAGGCGGCCCGAATATTCCAGACCGTCAACGACCGCGGGAAGTCGCTCACCGATCTAGAGATCACGAAAAGCTACCTTATGCACCGTGTGTCCCTCTTAGAGAACGAGGACGAAGCAGACTCATCGATCGAATCCATTCAGGACTCGTTCAACGAAATCTACGATTCGATCGAGAATATCTCGTCGGGGCCCAGTGAGGATCGCGTACAGCGATACCATTTCATTATGTGGGACGACGAGTGGGGGACTGGCTGGGATCAGCGGCACTATCAAAACCACCTCGAACACCTCAAAGAAGACTTCCGGGCGGTCGGGAGTGTCGAGGAAATTCTACGCTACGTTCAGGAATTGGAGCGGATGTTCGGAAAGCTCGATGAACTCTATAATTACACCGAAAGGGACGATCTCGACAACAAATGCATCGAGACTCGTCTCTCCAATCTGTTCATCGCAGGCCGATTGGCGAATTTCTATCCGTTGTTGATGGTTGCGTACGACCAGTACACCCGCGAGGAAGTATCAGAGATGACAGAAGACAAATTCTGTGAACTGCTCGAAAAGGTGGAGACGTTCATCGTTCGAACGTATATTATCGAGCAGAAGAGTGCGGATACGGGGCGAACGAGAGTCTATCCCCTTGCAAGAAAGCTCCACTATAACGCGAAAGAGACGGTCCCGAATTCGATTAGTCCGTTGCATCCAGACGGTGTTATCGAGCGGCTCAAAAAGCGGATCAACGACTACTGTAGTGACTCAAGGCTCGAATCGACGCTCGGTGAATCGGACGTGTACCGATACTACGGAAGCCGGAAAAGCGAACTCCGACTCCTGCTGTACACCTACGAGAGTTATCTCGAAGATGACGAGGAAGACATTCAGTTCTACGTCGAAGATGTCGTCAACAACAGAGACGATCGATTTTCGATCGAACACGTCTGGCCCCAGACACCGAAGGAAGGGTTCGATGAGGAAACCAAGGAGTTGGTGAAACAGCACACTCATCGGCTCGGGAACCTCGCCCTAATGACGCCGGAAGATAACGCCGTGAAAGGGAACGACCCATTCGAGGACAAAAAGAAGGATTTCACCAGATCGAAGATCCGGATGCTCGAGGCCATCTTCGCGATGGACGAGTGGGGAGTGAATCAAATTGAGAAGCGGGAACAGGGGATGATCCGTGTGATCAAAGAACGCTGGCCTGACGAGTATACGGACTCGTAG
- a CDS encoding DoxX family protein gives MSTTPTTRTAAETTFGNVLDFDLQGTLAGYWIAALRVITGYWFLHAGFTKFSFVAGEPFDASGYLLNASGSPIAGLFAWVAGTPWLLEFTNLAIPLGEFFIGLGLIVGALVRLASFFGAVLMTFFYLGNADWAHGLVNGDLMGLLLFVTVATLGAGRILGLDAYLETLDFADTRVAKFFLG, from the coding sequence ATGAGCACAACCCCCACGACCCGAACCGCGGCTGAGACGACGTTCGGCAACGTCCTCGACTTCGACCTGCAAGGTACCCTCGCCGGGTACTGGATCGCCGCGCTGCGCGTGATCACCGGCTACTGGTTCCTGCACGCCGGCTTCACGAAGTTCAGCTTCGTCGCCGGCGAACCGTTCGACGCGAGCGGCTACCTCCTCAACGCCTCGGGAAGCCCGATCGCCGGCCTGTTCGCGTGGGTCGCCGGGACCCCGTGGCTGCTGGAGTTCACGAACCTCGCGATCCCGCTCGGCGAGTTCTTCATCGGCCTCGGGCTGATCGTGGGCGCGCTCGTCCGATTGGCCTCGTTCTTCGGGGCCGTCCTGATGACGTTCTTCTACTTGGGGAACGCCGATTGGGCGCACGGGCTGGTCAACGGTGACCTGATGGGCCTGCTGCTCTTCGTCACGGTCGCGACCCTCGGTGCGGGCCGGATCCTCGGACTCGACGCCTACCTCGAAACGCTCGACTTCGCGGACACCCGCGTCGCGAAGTTCTTCCTCGGGTAG
- a CDS encoding helix-turn-helix domain-containing protein, producing MADILPSRPDVSDDDDKDPRVVGLDSDEVDELLAAIGSGTARTLLAELHDEPGTPSEVASRVDTSIQNAQYHLDRLETAGLIESAGTAYSEKGREMTVYAPADRALVVVAGKEEDTSGLQSVLTQVLGGLGVVALGSVIVDRLVRSGAAPTVSLGSSGAGEGGAGGADGGSAGGTDAATNESGTETATETATPGESETATPASEPTQEPTATSEDGGFQIAESADTPTPEPTAEPTAAPTSEPTATEAPTETAAKATQTAADVTKAAVETARAGGDGPVRSVAEALSALPPGAFFFVGGAIAVTFLAVAWQREWL from the coding sequence ATGGCCGACATCCTCCCCTCCCGGCCAGACGTCTCCGACGACGACGATAAGGATCCGCGCGTCGTCGGACTCGACAGCGACGAGGTCGACGAGTTGCTCGCGGCGATCGGCTCCGGGACGGCGCGCACGCTGCTGGCGGAACTGCACGACGAGCCGGGGACGCCCTCGGAGGTCGCCTCGCGAGTCGACACCTCGATTCAGAACGCCCAGTACCACCTCGATCGGCTCGAAACCGCCGGGCTCATCGAGTCCGCCGGGACGGCGTACTCAGAGAAGGGCAGGGAGATGACCGTCTACGCGCCCGCCGACCGGGCGCTCGTCGTCGTCGCCGGGAAAGAGGAAGACACGAGCGGGCTCCAGTCAGTTCTGACTCAAGTGCTCGGCGGCCTCGGCGTCGTCGCGCTCGGGAGCGTGATCGTCGACAGGCTCGTGCGGTCCGGAGCCGCCCCGACGGTATCGCTCGGATCGAGCGGTGCGGGTGAAGGTGGTGCGGGCGGAGCCGACGGCGGAAGCGCCGGCGGCACCGACGCCGCGACGAACGAAAGCGGGACGGAGACCGCCACCGAGACGGCGACGCCGGGCGAATCCGAAACGGCCACCCCGGCATCGGAACCGACGCAGGAGCCGACCGCGACGTCCGAGGACGGCGGGTTTCAAATCGCCGAATCGGCCGACACGCCGACTCCCGAACCGACCGCGGAACCGACGGCAGCGCCAACTTCCGAACCGACGGCGACCGAAGCGCCGACAGAAACCGCTGCGAAGGCGACCCAGACCGCCGCTGACGTGACGAAAGCGGCTGTCGAGACGGCACGGGCTGGCGGCGACGGCCCCGTCCGATCCGTCGCCGAAGCGTTGTCGGCCCTTCCGCCGGGCGCGTTCTTCTTCGTCGGCGGAGCCATCGCGGTGACGTTCCTCGCGGTGGCGTGGCAGCGCGAGTGGCTGTGA
- a CDS encoding metallophosphoesterase gives MLTVVSDTHSTDSHRLSGRTLEAVREADVVAHAGDFMRESVLDDFERESTRLLGVTGNNDDAGVRARLPDARNFTYGGLTFAMTHTRPGGPTALSLFGRQRGADVVLFGHSHRPTYDATGEVALLNPGSHAQPRGNRAAHAELEALPDGGVEGRLVTVDGDVFESFVVSEH, from the coding sequence ATGCTCACTGTCGTCTCTGACACCCACAGCACCGATTCGCATCGCCTCTCCGGGCGGACGCTCGAAGCCGTTCGCGAGGCCGACGTCGTCGCGCACGCGGGCGACTTTATGCGCGAGTCCGTCCTCGACGACTTCGAACGCGAATCGACTCGACTGCTGGGCGTCACCGGGAATAACGACGACGCGGGGGTCCGCGCTCGGCTCCCGGACGCCCGGAACTTCACCTACGGCGGGCTCACGTTTGCGATGACGCACACCCGACCCGGCGGACCGACGGCGCTCTCGCTGTTCGGTCGCCAGCGCGGTGCCGACGTGGTTCTCTTTGGCCACAGCCACCGACCGACGTACGACGCGACGGGGGAGGTGGCGCTCCTCAACCCGGGCAGTCACGCCCAGCCGCGCGGCAACCGCGCGGCGCACGCGGAACTCGAAGCGCTCCCCGACGGCGGGGTCGAGGGACGACTCGTCACCGTCGACGGCGACGTGTTCGAGTCGTTCGTCGTGTCCGAACACTAG
- a CDS encoding threonine aldolase family protein — protein sequence MAIDLRSDTVTRPSDAMREAAADAPVGDDVYGEDPAVNELEAAAAERVGTEDALYVPTGTMGNQIAARVHADRGTEIILDRKSHIYCWELGGLAQLSGIQPHPVDADEAVPTPAQIEEAYVEEDLHRAGTGLLALENTHNGRGGVAVPVETISAAAGAAHDRDVPVHLDGARLFNACVALDVDPARMVRDVDSVLFCLSKGLGAPVGSILAGDADFIEAARRVRKLLGGGMRQAGIIAAPGLLALDNVERLAVDHENAAALASGLDAVEGLRAAEPDTNIVQVFTDDLGVRAEAFIEACEGRGIRGGQHGPYLTRFCTHLDVTREDVDDAVDRISEVVADFRD from the coding sequence ATGGCGATCGACCTCCGAAGTGACACGGTGACGCGGCCCTCCGATGCAATGCGCGAGGCGGCCGCGGACGCGCCGGTCGGCGACGATGTCTACGGCGAGGACCCGGCGGTGAACGAACTCGAAGCGGCCGCGGCCGAGCGGGTCGGCACCGAGGACGCCCTCTACGTCCCGACCGGGACGATGGGCAATCAGATCGCCGCGCGCGTCCACGCCGACCGCGGCACGGAGATTATTCTCGATCGGAAATCGCACATCTACTGCTGGGAGCTCGGCGGGCTCGCCCAACTGTCGGGGATCCAGCCCCACCCCGTCGACGCCGACGAGGCGGTTCCGACGCCCGCACAGATCGAGGAGGCGTACGTCGAGGAGGATCTGCACCGCGCCGGAACCGGACTCCTCGCGCTCGAAAACACGCATAACGGCCGCGGTGGCGTGGCGGTTCCCGTCGAAACGATCTCGGCGGCGGCCGGGGCGGCACACGACCGCGACGTCCCGGTGCACCTCGACGGCGCACGGTTATTCAACGCCTGCGTCGCGCTCGACGTCGACCCCGCGCGGATGGTCCGCGACGTCGACTCCGTGCTCTTCTGTCTCTCGAAGGGCCTCGGCGCGCCGGTCGGGTCGATCCTCGCGGGCGATGCGGACTTCATCGAAGCCGCCCGCCGCGTCCGCAAACTGCTCGGCGGCGGGATGCGACAGGCCGGGATCATCGCCGCACCCGGTCTGCTCGCGTTAGATAACGTCGAGCGACTCGCGGTCGATCACGAGAACGCCGCCGCGCTCGCGAGCGGACTCGACGCCGTCGAGGGACTGCGAGCCGCGGAGCCGGACACCAACATCGTGCAGGTGTTCACCGACGACCTCGGCGTCCGCGCGGAGGCGTTCATCGAGGCCTGCGAGGGCCGCGGTATCCGCGGCGGTCAACACGGTCCCTACCTCACGCGCTTCTGCACGCACCTCGACGTGACCCGCGAGGACGTCGACGACGCCGTCGATCGGATTTCCGAGGTCGTCGCCGACTTCCGAGACTGA